A genomic region of Aspergillus oryzae RIB40 DNA, chromosome 1 contains the following coding sequences:
- a CDS encoding fanconi-associated nuclease 1 (uncharacterized conserved protein) translates to MSLLDYWDTLRPSVKRRKTTADDTDDATGLSDAVTGRKDGLEIPETPLVNPDVEDTASTSYLGQEPEGGELPFPGSQTELESSLPAIDTDSHAIEEYEASQSIPDHEEEPGLRERLQDGKWRKGKSSIYVDAFNLALETVLDEEAHLFDDAEMEVFKQWKELSYESQYLYVRLFLRKTSAWHRINRLGYYSDISDLTSAVNDLQRTRTLPINSPPATSPHPNTPKLGTKFHFADKTDQITTLEEASSLLLLDELKTLAKDAKVQGKSKKDLLTALHRASQQQTGLDWTTTSTNKASANRDTHFTQKILDYTGDCIRLATAPRELFERVHLVFYRSTEWTEKSLTTIILAKISRRNFPEYVVCRSSSISPSRAFLLEFESALRTQFDIDHILEFSGTPTVELLTQVRDHAYKVYPRWKKLCQQEQQKEDSVYECGEGAYLRRFSPAWVYTRIIHKGLYPLGRFKEYKEEHRLLCELLGQRLFHAARRGSWYQRKALLEEHYMWNLMSWEGRSEDAQRKHWRRIALQTCEEGLQDPDCHLIYHYDLQKRIMKLERALKVVKREQHDFSHVMLARPEERTVEGIRIEREDTLAQEDMSRRGRATVWVDERDGGECRVESMCLSWYRDQGWKGYHSEGGIVRTLFGYLFYDILFTYVPNVFQTPFQTCPLDLHTDSFYATRASEINHRLVEITNGESERILRAVHAREAPRQPCAIGIDWTFELDDLVDIVRCFRGEALAAICKVLAQEYQQRGGGIPDLFLWRVESREVMFVEVKSENDRLSDTQRLWIHVLGGAGVRVELCNAVAREVRYV, encoded by the exons ATGTCCCTGCTGGACTACTGGGACACCCTGCGGCCGTCGGTCAAGCGCAGAAAAACTACGGCGGATGATACGGACGACGCTACTGGTCTCAGCGATGCTGTTACTGGCCGGAAAGATGGGTTAGAGATACCGGAGACGCCTTTGGTTAACCCAGATGTGGAGGACACTGCGAGTACATCGTATCTAGGCCAAGAGCCAGAGGGAGGTGAACTTCCCTTTCCTGGAAGCCAGACGGAACTCGAGTCTTCACTGCCCGCTATCGATACGGATAGCCATGCAATCGAGGAATATGAAGCCTCTCAGTCCATCCCAGATCACGAGGAAGAGCCCGGGCTACGGGAACGGCTGCAGGATGGCAAGTGGCGGAAGGGGAAGAGCTCTATTTACGTGGATGCATTCAATCTAGCGCTGGAAACTGTGCTAGATGAGGAGGCGCATCTATTCGACGATGCTGAGATGGAGGTCTTCAAGCAGTGGAAGGAGTTATCGTATGAATCACAGTATCT ATACGTGCGACTCTTCCTCCGAAAGACCTCAGCCTGGCACCGGATCAACCGACTAGGCTACTACTCCGACATCTCAGACCTCACAAGCGCCGTAAACGACCTCCAACGCACCCGTACCCTCCCCATAAACTCACCCCCCGCAACCTCACCCCACCCCAACACCCCCAAACTAGGCACCAAGTTTCACTTCGCCGACAAAACAGACCAAATCACCACCCTAGAAGAAGCCAGCTCCCTCCTCCTACTAGACGAACTCAAAACCCTTGCCAAAGACGCCAAAGTGcaaggcaaaagcaaaaaagacCTTCTAACCGCCCTCCACCGCGCCAGCCAACAACAAACCGGCCTCGACTggaccaccaccagcaccaacaaaGCATCCGCCAACCGCGACACCCACTTCACCCAGAAGATCCTCGACTACACAGGGGATTGTATCCGCCTCGCTACTGCGCCGAGGGAACTCTTCGAGCGCGTCCATCTCGTCTTTTATCGCTCGACGGAATGGACGGAGAAATCCCTCACCACTATCATCCTGGCGAAGATCTCGCGGAGGAATTTCCCGGAGTATGTCGTTTGTCGGTCGAGCTCGATTTCCCCGTCGAGGGCTTTTCTGCTGGAATTTGAGTCTGCGTTGCGGACGCAGTTTGATATAGATCATATTCTGGAGTTCAGTGGTACGCCGACGGTGGAATTGTTAACCCAAGTCCGGGATCATGCTTATAAAGTGTATCCCCGGTGGAAGAAGCTCTgccagcaagagcagcaaAAGGAAGATAGTGTCTATGAGTGTGGGGAGGGGGCTTACTTACGACGCTTCTCGCCTGCGTGGGTCTACACGCGGATTATCCACAAGGGACTTTACCCGCTAGGCAGGTTCAAGGAGTATAAAGAGGAGCATCGGCTTCTGTGTGAGTTACTGGGTCAGCGACTGTTCCATGCTGCGCGGCGGGGGTCGTGGTATCAGCGGAAAGCACTCCTGGAGGAACACTATATGTGGAATCTGATGTCGTGGGAAGGACGCAGCGAGGACGCGCAACGGAAACATTGGAGACGGATTGCGTTGCAGACGTGTGAGGAGGGTCTTCAGGATCCGGATTGCCATTTGATTTACCATTATGATTTGCAGAAGCGGATTATGAAGCTTGAGAGGGCGCTTAAGGTGGTTAAACGGGAGCAGCATGATTTTAGTCATGTTATGTTGGCTAGGCCGGAGGAACGGACGGTCGAGGGTATTCGTATTGAGCGTGAGGATACGCTTGCGCAGGAGGATATGTCTAGACGGGGGAGAGCGACTGTTTGGGTTGATGAAAGGGATGGTGGGGAGTGTCGGGTGGAAAGTATGTGTTTGAGTTGGTATCGGGATCAGGGATGGAAGGGATATCATTCTGAGGGAGGGATTGTTCGGACTCTG TTCGGCTATCTCTTCTACGACATCCTCTTCACCTACGTCCCGAATGTTTTTCAGACGCCTTTCCAAACCTGTCCCTTAGATCTCCATACGGACTCTTTCTACGCTACTCGCGCCTCGGAGATCAATCATCGTCTGGTGGAGATCACCAACGGCGAGTCTGAACGTATCCTCCGTGCTGTTCACGCTCGTGAAGCACCTCGCCAGCCCTGTGCTATCGGCATCGATTGGACCTTTGAGCTGGATGACCTCGTCGACATCGTGAGGTGCTTCCGCGGCGAGGCCCTCGCGGCCATCTGCAAGGTCCTGGCGCAGGAGTATCAGCAGCGTGGGGGTGGGATTCCGGATCTGTTTCTGTGGCGGGTGGAGAGTCGGGAGGTGATGTTTGTCGAGGTGAAGAGTGAGAATGATCGCTTGAGTGATACACAGCGATTGTGGATTCATGTTCTTGGGGGTGCTGGGGTGAGGGTTGAGCTTTGTAATGCGGTTGCTAGGGAGGTGAGATATGTATAG
- a CDS encoding 40S ribosomal protein uS15 (40S ribosomal protein S13), with protein sequence MGRLHSKGKGIASSALPYSRSAPSWLKTTPEQVVDQICKLAKKGATPSQIGVVLRDSHGIAQVKHVTGNKILRILKSSGLAPELPEDLYHLIKKAVAVRKHLERNRKDKDSKFRLILIESRIHRLSRYYKSVGVLPPTWRYESATASTLVA encoded by the exons ATGGGTCGTCTTCACTCCAAGGGAAAGGGCATTGCGTCCTCCGCTCTGCCTTACTCTCGCTCTGCTCCCTCCTGGCTCAAGACCACCC CTGAGCAGGTTGTCGACCAGATCTGCaagctcgccaagaaggGTGCTACCCCCTCCCAGATTGGTGTTGTCCTCCGTGACTCCCACGGTATTGCCCAGGTCAAGCACGTCACCG GTAACAAGATCCTCCGTATCTTGAAGTCCAGCG GCCTCGCCCCCGAGCTCCCCGAGGATCTGTACCACCTCATCAAGAAGGCTGTTGCCGTCCGCAAGCACCTTGAGCGCAACCGCAAGGACAAGGACTCCAAGTTccgtctcattctcatcgagTCCCGTATCCACCGTCTGTCTCGTTACTACAAGTCCGTCGGTGTCCTGCCCCCCACCTGGCGTTACGAGTCCGCTACCGCCTCCACCCTCGTTGCTTAA
- a CDS encoding uncharacterized protein (predicted protein): MERDSNSLVNEVLRHSLALCRPEKLLIVMIPAIRENRKDWVTRQRFKKLQSTAQDVISPRACIATLRKSQTTDEGTYNDTDNIVKISRHPRKSIPFIEQVTRTRPKIRGTRKNKKSDTVREKAGNEVAKSSIKL, translated from the exons ATGGAGCGCGACTCCAACTCGCTTGTCAACGAGGTCCTTCGACATAGCCTTGCGCTGTGCCGTCCTGAGAagctcctcatcgtcatgaTTCCCGCGATAAGGGAAAATCGTAAGGACTGGGTAACACGCCAGCGCTTTAAAAAGCTACAAAGTACAGCCCAGGATGTGATATCACCACGAGCATGTATCGCGACTCTGCGGAAATCGCAGACTACGGATGAAGGCACATATAACGACACAGACAACA TTGTGAAGATTTCTAGACATCCACGA AAGTCCATTCCATTCATTGAGCAGGTTACGAGAACCCGCCCTAAAATAAGAGGTAccagaaaaaataaaaag AGTGACACTGTTAGAGAAAAGGCCGGAAATGAAGTCGCAAAGAGCAGCATTAAGCTCTGA
- the gprM gene encoding protein gprM (predicted protein), which translates to MTNQTLHGLCPEPFYQESFFPSTGGFTRGRYCAQLPLADGNVSCCIPCPLSDWMYGEDITTKAQAASWLSVGVLPLCIFLLVSYAVLPAKWTHRHYLSICFTMGICFMEVCWEVILGNKFMWGAFICGWGIPGIGITVMLILTGVSFRFGDMCHINIQYGTKDYWAPVTAFAGASLVLQLATMAYCIHVYVKSIFDTADSSTNSSHLPSYTSSVRTVTARQAYRRIRRVLKLQWRGVALVLIIIGNVIFFAVVFIKVNNKTNLTPENLQRAQPWLLCLVSTKGDVKKCQNLAHAIGPNEDTILALLILLSLVGFWNFILFARPGMFLGWAEFFKIKFGQNHEFVSADARAKTPDTRTYEMLESSGLKSPEPIVRAPSAARTMSPEGEHYGREARYVRPSMSFSSPRPPSASQGRDWDPQSTFAQSSHQHTLSK; encoded by the exons ATGACGAATCAAACATTGCACGGGCTCTGCCCGGAGCCCTTTTACCAAGAGTCTTTCTTCCCGTCCACCGGTGGAT TTACCCGAGGACGATATTGTGCGCAGCTCCCTTTAGCAGACGGTAATGTTTCCTGTTGTATTCCCTGTCCATTGTCGGACTGGATGTATGGAGAGG ACATTACTACAAAGGCGCAAGCTGCGAGTTGGCTGAGTGTGGGAGTCTTGCCTCTCTGCATTTTCCTCCTGGTGTCTTATGCGGTTCTTCCGGCAAAATGGACGCACCGCCATTACCTGAGCATCTGCTTTACGATGGGAATTTGCTTTATGGAG GTCTGCTGGGAAGTGATCCTCGGCAACAAGTTCATGTGGGGGGCTTTCATCTGCGGTTGGGGTATTCCTGGTATCGGCATAACGGTCATGCTCATCTTGACCGGGGTATCCTTCCGCTTTGGCGATATGTGCCATATCAACATCCAGTACGGGACCAAGGATTACTGGGCGCCGGTCACGGCTTTCGCCGGAGCATCTCTGGTCTTGCAGCTCGCTACAATGGCTTACTGTATCCATGTCTACGTGAAGTCCATCTTTGACACCGCCGATTCCAGCACCAACAGTTCCCACCTGCCGTCGTATACATCCAGTGTCCGCACCGTCACGGCGCGCCAAGCATACCGTCGCATTCGACGAGTCCTGAAGTTGCAATGGAGAGGGGTTGCCTTGGTTCTGATCATCATTGGCaacgtcatcttcttcgcggtGGTTTTCATCAAAGTCAACAATAAGACGAACCTGACGCCGGAGAACCTGCAACGAGCCCAGCCATGGCTTCTCTGCTTAGTTTCCACGAAGGGTGACGTCAAGAAATGTCAAAACCTAGCCCACGCCATTGGCCCGAATGAGGACACGATTCTGGCCCTACTGATTCTCTTGTCCTTGGTTGGATTCTGGAACTTTATTCTGTTCGCACGTCCGGGGATGTTCCTCGGCTGGGCCGagttcttcaagatcaaaTTTGGGCAGAACCATGAATTCGTCTCCGCAGATGCTCGTGCTAAAACCCCGGACACACGGACGTATGAGATGTTGGAGAGCTCCGGTCTCAAATCGCCAGAACCAATCGTACGGGCTCCCAGCGCTGCGCGGACCATGAGCCCCGAGGGGGAACACTACGGACGAGAAGCGCGGTACGTGCGGCCTTCGATGAGTTTCTCGTCGCCTCGGCCGCCCAGCGCATCACAAGGACGCGATTGGGATCCCCAGTCCACGTTTGCCCAGTCCTCGCATCAGCACACTCTCTCCAAGTGA
- a CDS encoding 8-oxoguanine glycosylase OGG1 (8-oxoguanine DNA glycosylase): MTVGAFSEWRRLPVSLSELCINTTLRCGQSFRWHNVPDSDEWRCVLYGRLLSLKQDPTDLYYRTYLPAKLSNPIPLPTPPSSHPPSRADSNKPLDQPQSDKDDILPILTHYFNLDSNLTSLYSYWSSNDPNFKKKAPQFTGIRILRQDAWEALVSFICSSNNNIARISQMVEKLCTNYGPFIASVDGRAYHDFPPPEALTGDDVESRLRSLGFGYRAKYIYQTAVIVSTQREKGWLDSLRNPESPALGVEPAPGGEMRPEGREGYREAHEKLLELQGVGPKVSDCVCLMGLGWGESVPVDTHVWQIAQRDYKFGKGAHKSLTKATYDAVGNHFRKLWGKEAGWAQSVLFTANLKTFSDRLIASKKEEVEVKVKDEADEDCKVEVTTKVTTSTAVGVKRSASVHKVKTELSDEKDVKAIVETQTTRRMSKRLRNR, translated from the exons ATGACTGTTGGGGCGTTTTCAGAATGGCGCAGACTACCGGTTAGTCTTAGCGAGCTATGTATTAACACGACTCTCCGGTGTGGGCAGTCGTTTAG ATGGCACAACGTGCCTGACAGCGATGAATGGAGATGTGTTCTCTATGGTCGCCTCTTATCTCTCAAGCAGGACCCGACAGATCTCTACTACAGGACGTATCTACCTGCGAAACTGTCCAACCCAATCCCTCTCCCAACACCACCTTCATCACATCCACCCTCTCGTGCCGACTCGAACAAGCCTCTAGACCAACCTCAATCCGATAAAGATGACATCCTCCCTATCCTCACCCATTACTTCAATCTCGACTCTAACCTCACATCTCTCTACTCCTACTGGTCCTCCAATGACCCCAacttcaagaagaaagcccCTCAATTTACCGGGATCCGCATCCTACGTCAAGACGCCTGGGAGGCTCTAGTCTCCttcatctgcagcagcaacaacaacattgCCCGTATCTCCCAGATGGTAGAGAAACTCTGTACCAACTACGGTCCCTTCATCGCCTCGGTCGACGGCCGTGCATACCATGACTTCCCACCACCCGAGGCCCTGACCGGCGACGATGTAGAAAGTCGACTGCGGAGTCTGGGCTTCGGCTACCGTGCCAAATACATATACCAAACGGCCGTGATTGTCTCAACACAACGTGAGAAAGGGTGGTTGGATTCATTGCGGAACCCCGAGTCTCCCGCTTTGGGGGTTGAGCCTGCGCCCGGCGGCGAGATGAGACCggaaggccgagaaggatATCGCGAGGCGCATGAGAAGCTGCTCGAGTTGCAGGGTGTAGGGCCCAAGGTTTCGGATTGTGTTTGTCTGATGGGGTTAGGCTGGGGGGAGTCTGTTCCTGTTGATACTCACG TCTGGCAAATAGCTCAGCGAGATTACAAGTTTGGCAAAGGCGCCCACAAATCATTAACAAAAGCTACATATGACGCCGTGGGCAATCACTTCCGCAAACTTTGGGGAAAGGAGGCTGGTTGGGCGCAGAGTGTTTTATTTACAGCTAACTTGAAGACATTCTCGGATCGACTGATtgcttcgaagaaggaggaagtggaagtCAAGGTCAAGGACGAGGCGGACGAGGATTGCAAAGTTGAGGTTACCACGAAAGTCACTACTTCTACAGCTGTAGGAGTGAAGAGGTCTGCGAGCGTACACAAGGTGAAGACCGAACTCAgtgatgagaaggatgtcAAGGCTATTGTTGAGACGCAGACGACAAGACGGATGTCAAAGCGGCTTCGGAACCGCTAA
- a CDS encoding splicing factor u2af large subunit (splicing factor U2AF, large subunit (RRM superfamily)) — translation MNGDTYTSRDSGRSRDYYPYQRDERRERGDRGDRGDRRRSRSPHHSSRSSRREYEVDTYSSSRDYRVREREDRYSSRRDDREWDRDRGGDRGDRRRRDYDDRSSRRDRERGDLFEERPRRDGRDRDRERDRGDRRERRRSASPPPRKREATPDLTEVESVLHRKRRLTQWDIKPPGYENVTAEQAKLSGMFPLPGAPRQQPMDPSRLQAFMSQPGAGTAESASLKPSNSRQAKRLFVSNLPASATGENLLSFFNLQLNGLNVIHSVDPCISAQVSDDRSFALLEFKTPNDATVALAFDGITMDESEAAGNGAANGAPQGLEVRRPKDYIVPSGNEQEYQEGVLLNEVPDSPNKICVSNIPHYIPEEPVTMLLKSFGELKSFVLVKDGSTEESRGIAFCEYADPNATSIAVEGLNGMELGDRHLKVVRASIGITQAAGLDMGVNAMSMFAKTTSQDLETSRVLQLLNMVTPEELMDNDDYDEICDDVREECAKYGQVVELKIPRPSGGSRQSPGVGKIFVKFDSVESTTNALKALAGRKFSDRTVVTTYFSEASLYLPFCNLSF, via the exons ATGAACGGCGATACGTATACGTCCAGAG ACTCTGGCCGCTCCAGGGACTACTAC CCCTATCAGCGCGACGAGCGACGAGAGCGCGGAGACAGAGGAGATAGAGGAGACAGAAGACGTTCGAGATCCCCCCACCACAGCTCTAGAAGTTCCCGACGCGAATATGAAGTAGATACGTACTCGTCGAGCCGTGACTATCGCGTCAGAGAACGGGAGGACCGCTATTCCAGTCGGAGAGATGATCGTGAATGGGACCGAGACCGCGGCGGAGACCGCGGCGATCGCCGACGCAGAGACTACGATGACCGGTCATCTCGACGCGATAGGGAGCGAGGAGATTTGTTTGAAGAAAGACCTAGACGAGACGGCAGAGACCGTGACCGTGAGCGCGACCGCGGCGACAGGAGAGAAAGGCGGAGGAGTGCATCGCCACCTCCTCGGAAGAGGGAAGCGACACCCGACTTGACAGAAGTAGAATCGGTTCTGCACCGGAAACGTCGTCTAACGCAGTGGGATATCAAGCCTCCTGGTTACGAGAATGTGACTGCGGAGCAGGCCAAGTTGTCAG GCATGTTCCCTCTTCCTGGTGCCCCACGACAGCAACCCATGGATCCTAGTCGCCTGCAGGCTTTCATGAGCCAACCCGGTGCCGGAACAGCAGAGAGCGCCTCCTTGAAACCATCCAACTCCCGCCAGGCCAAGCGCTTGTTTGTGTCCAACCTTCCTGCGAGCGCAACGGGAGAGAACTTGCTGTCTTTCTTCAACCTGCAGCTCAACGGTCTGAATGTCATTCACAGCGTGGATCCCTGTATCTCAGCCCAAGTGTCCGACGATCGTAGCTTTGCACTCCTGGAATTTAAGACGCCCAACGATGCTACAGTTGCGCTTGCTTTCGATGGGATTACAATGGATGAGAGTGAAGCTGCCGGTAATGGAGCGGCGAACGGAGCACCCCAGGGCCTTGAAGTACGGCGGCCCAAGGATTACATTGTTCCCAGTGGCAATGAGCAGGAATACCAAGAGGGGGTATTGTTGAACGAGGTTCCGGACTCGCCCAATAAGATTTGTGTGTCGAATATCCCTCATTACATTCCGGAAGAGCCTGTCACGATGCTTCTTAAGTCCTTCGGCGAGTTGAAGTCTTTTGTTCTGGTTAAGGATGGTTCAACGGAGGAGTCTCGG GGAATTGCATTCTGCGAGTACGCTGATCCGAACGCTACGAGCATTGCCGTGGAAGGACTCAATGGCATGGAATTGGGTGACAGGCATCTCAAGGTTGTGCGTGCTAGTATTGGAATAACGCAGGCTGCCGGACTCGACATGGGTGTCAATGCGATGTCGATGTTCGCCAAGACCACTTCTCAAGATTTGGAGACCAGCCGTGTACTGCAATTGTTGAATATGGTGACACCCGAGGAGCTCATGGATAACGATGATTACGACG AAATCTGCGATGATGTGCGCGAGGAGTGTGCCAAGTATGGTCAAGTAGTTGAATTGAAGATTCCCCGTCCTTCCGGTGGCAGCAGACAGTCTCCTGGTGTCGGCAAGATCTTCGTGAAGTTTGACTCGGTGGAATCAACCACCAATGCGCTGAAGGCGCTTGCTGGTAGGAAGTTCTCTGACCGGACCGTAGTGACGACCTACTTTTCTGAGGCAAGTCTCTATCTTCCCTTCTGCAACCTGTCATTTTAA
- a CDS encoding DEAD/DEAH box helicase (helicase-like transcription factor HLTF/DNA helicase RAD5, DEAD-box superfamily) codes for MSLRRLLNPTDDDAGDEWPDDMRRVRPRLGGPVDWALNPTEDHPDQMVYPTDMSFNHSFADQDMMFVNQLVPIPGLDAISFDQTSFLQPVPDDVGLSGTSMTSTPGLEFIDGPVGNVDVSMVDVASSVQEEQVCYGMVGHNPLHKHQILTFTQLVHEKVKLVGISQDLETKILALKETNQHFQTLTIQPSSDGPLFLRFPDGTDLGYLSKKMEQALQGLIGRPLFEIDALTNLNSLIDSLRRAGKPSDAAARVSINVYGRESDRDKVGRELSNKDLFLQHPDGCRVGVKYDNPHILHLDGMDETDTDEEDEEDVIEVDVAETTPEQEEGLRETLDEVFNSLTRGDHLRQLGGSETLNRTLYQSVTNYLAPSALGWKLICDIPDEYRLWQPKPMARGQLYFHVITGNEQHEQPDESGGGILADEMGMGKSLTTLVLMAKTLQEARQWVEHAKALPGASLAETPTRATLVIVPSRGPSPLNHIGRLTSKVLINTWEREIDDHLNAGIKMMRYHGRSRKDLISNIDRYDIVITTYNTLAKEHDAKILGKGQSPLHDFAWYRVVLDEAHMIRRRSTTFHRAVVELRAKSRWCLSGTPIQNSLGDLGSLLAFIQLKPFHDPRNFSHWIANPFGVRATKRKAIERLTHLLEAVCLRRTIERVDLPGQRSEIRLVQFTPEERAKYELTRKDMKRFIHQQAGEYNQQAETFGMFQVFLQLRSFCNHGTYQPRFSWAKRNLLEDELDPVCSMTRDSLNRCSGCRQPLPVIPHDRRPKYVESCKHVLCDDCSWGSSTHPDPEERRHCPLCESLRGARYRGHIPGASNQRNRDDADFLNADGYSSKMRALISDVQRDIRTTKSIIFSCWTRTLDLIAKHLKASRIEFERIDGKTSTSQRQKILDRFDGTRTVPVLIMTTGTGAFGLNLQSVNRVFIVEPQWNPSVESQAIARAIRLGQEQQVLVTRYRVENSIEEAMCSQQTHKLKISQMDFKKDLEASPTGDEGASDQPSDIQ; via the exons ATGTCTCTGAGACGACTTCTCAACCCGACGGACGATGACGCTGGAGACGAATGGCCAGATGATATGCGGCGCGTTCGTCCGCGACTAGGAGGGCCTGTTGACTG GGCTCTAAATCCAACAGAGGACCATCCCGACCAGATGGTCTATCCAACAGACATGTCATTCAATCACTCCTTCGCTGATCAAGACATGATGTTTGTAAATCAGCTGGTACCTATTCCGGGACTAGACGCCATTTCCTTCGATCAAACCTCCTTTTTACAGCCGGTGCCTGATGATGTAGGATTGAGTGGTACATCCATGACATCAACGCCTGGGCTTGAATTTATCGATGGACCAGTAGGTAACGTTGACGTTTCGATGGTAGACGTCGCTTCCAGTGTGCAGGAAGAGCAGGTGTGCTATGGCATGGTTGGTCATAATCCCCTGCATAAGCATCAGATATTAACGTTTACCCAGCTCGTCCACGAGAAGGTTAAATTAGTCGGAATAAGTCAAGACCTAGAAACTAAAATACTAGCACTCAAAGAGACCAACCAGCATTTTCAAACCCTTACCATTCAACCGTCTAGCGATGGGCCACTCTTCCTCAGGTTTCCTGACGGCACAGATCTAGGTTATCTATCTAAAAAGATGGAACAGGCGTTGCAAGGGCTTATCGGTCGGCCCTTGTTCGAGATCGATGCTCTCACCAATCTCAATTCTCTCATCGATTCCCTGCGTCGTGCTGGGAAACCGAGTGATGCGGCGGCCCGCGTGAGCATCAACGTTTATGGGAGAGAATCTGACCGCGACAAAGTAGGGAGAGAGCTTTCAAACaaagatctcttcctccaacaccCCGATGGCTGTCGTGTAGGGGTTAAATATGACAATCCACATATCCTACACTTGGATGGTATGGATGAGACAGATaccgatgaagaggacgaagaggatgttaTTGAGGTGGATGTGGCGGAAACTACGCCTGAGCAGGAAGAGGGCCTCAGGGAGACGCTTGACGAGGTCTTTAATTCACTAACACGAGGTGATCACCTTAGGCAACTAGGAGGGAGCGAGACATTGAATAGGACCTTATATCAGTCAGTCACCAATTATCTTGCACCTTCTGCGCTAGGCTGGAAGCTAATCT GTGATATTCCAGACGAATATCGCCTCTGGCAGCCAAAGCCTATGGCCCGGGGGCAACT GTATTTCCATGTCATCACCGGCAACGAGCAGCATGAGCAACCCGACGAAAGTGGTGGAGGGATCCTTGCTGATGAGATGGGCATGGGAAAGTCCCTTACTACTTTGGTTCTTATGGCAAAGACATTGCAAGAAGCACGCCAATGGGTCGAGCATGCAAAGGCTCTACCAGGAGCTTCCCTTGCCGAGACGCCTACTCGAGCGACGTTGGTCATTGTTCCTTCGCGCG GACCCTCACCCCTGAATCATATAGGTAGGCTAACTTCCAAAGTGTTGATTAACACTTGGGAAAGGGAGATTGACGA TCACCTAAATGCTGGCATAAAGATGATGAGATACCATGGACGATCACGGAAGGACCTAATTAGCAACATCGACCGATATGATATTGTCATTACCACGTATAACACTCTGGCAAAGGAGCATGATGCAAAGATCCTCGGAAAGGGCCAAAGCCCGCTACATGACTTTGCGTGGTATCGAGTTGTCCTGGATGAAG CCCACATGATACGTCGCCGTAGCACAACCTTTCATAGGGCTGTGGTTGAACTGAGAGCCAAATCACGCTGGTGTCTCTCGGGAACTCCTATTCAGAACAGCTTAGGCGACCTAGGCTCACTATTGGCCTTTATACAACTAAAGCCTTTCCACGATCCCAGAAACTTTAGTCACTGGATAGCTAATCCTTTTGGAGTCAGGGCGACCAAGCGAAAGGCAATCGAGAGGCTCACACACCTTCTGGAAGCTGTCTGTCTCAGGCGAACGATTGAGCGCGTTGACTTGCCAGGTCAACGATCAGAAATACGTCTCGTGCAATTTACTCCTGAAGAACGTGCTAAGTATGAGCTTACAAGGAAAGACATGAAGCGTTTCATCCACCAACAAGCTGGGGAGTACAATCAGCAAGCAGAGACATTTGGTATGTTTCAGGTCTTTCTGCAGCTAAGGAGCTTTTGTAATCATGGAACGTACCAGCCCCGGTTCTCTTGGGCTAAGAGAAAcctgctggaggatgaaTTGGACCCCGTCTGTTCGATGACAAGAGATAGCCTGAACCGCTGCTCAGGTTGCCGACAGCCTTTGCCGGTCATACCACATGACAGACGGCCAAAGTATGTAGAAAGTTGCAAGCACGTCCTATGTGACGACTGTTCTTGGGGCAGCAGCACTCATCCAGACCCAGAGGAGAGGCGTCACTGTCCACTATGTGAATCTCTTAGGGGGGCACGTTATCGTGGCCATATACCTGGCGCGtcaaatcaaagaaaccgAGACGATGCAGATTTTCTGAACGCGGACGGTTATTCATCCAAGATGAGGGCGCTTATATCCGATGTGCAGAGAGATATAAGGACAACCAAGAG TATCATTTTCTCATGCTGGACACGGACCCTTGACCTGATCGCCAAGCATCTGAAAGCTTCACGTATAGAATTTGAGCGCATTGACGGCAAAACATCAACATCTCAGCGCCAAAAGATACTTGACAGATTTGATGGCACCAGGACAGTCCCCGTGTTGATCATGACAACAGGCACAGGAGCCTTCGG GCTGAACCTACAATCCGTCAATCGGGTATTCATCGTCGAGCCGCAATGGAATCCTAGTGTTGAGAGCCAGGCTATTGCACGCGCAATTCGCCTCGGTCAGGAGCAGCAAGTCCTAGTTACCCGCTACCGTGTTGAGAACAGTATTGAAGAG GCCATGTGCTCTCAACAAACGCACAAATTGAAGATCAGCCAGATGGACTTCAAAAAGGACCTGGAAGCATCTCCTACTGGTGATGAAGGAGCCTCTGACCAGCCTTCAGATATCCAGTAA